The window AATGTTCTCCTTTTCCTGCTTTTTCTCCACTCTCTTCGGCTGGCGCTTCCTCCTATGGTCCCGCCATATCTTCAAAGCACCTTCCATATTCTTACTGAGAGCCTAAATTAAATTTCAGTCAAAGCACGAACTAACGCATACGCTTCCAGTTACTTACTTCTTGCCGAACCTCACTTGTCGGATGCGTCCTGAGAAGAGTGAACCGGTTCTCAACACTGATTCCCTGCCCCATCGCCGCTGCATCGTCCTCAACACAGGCCATGAGCTCCCACAAGTCACATGCAGCTCTAGGGTCGTATCCTGCGGTCGCCATAATCTAATTGACCGCCATCAGCATGCCATACTTTCACTGGTGTTACTCGAAAGCATATGTACCTGCAAGCCTACAGCATCGGCTTCCATTTCAAGTTTCCTAGAGTAAGCTCTGTCGGCGAGGACATTGTTGATCCAATTGATGCACATCCCCGCTGAGTCCGTGATACTATAAGGGTGTACTCGTATGAGCGTTCATCAAGTAGCAGTCTAGCAAGGTTCACCAGCACGTACAATGGGAAAGAGATGGTAAATGCGAAGGCCAATCCTCGCAAGACGTCAAATCCCACAGTCGCCAGATTCAAGAACTGCGATGAATCAAGTCAGTGCTGGAGAATCCACCTCCAAATTACTGAAAATTTACTCCTAGGTTTTCAACCGTATGTCTTTCTACGACATGAGCGATCTCATGGGCCAAGATTGCGGACAGCATGATATCATCTCCCGGCAGTGTATCAAGGAGACCGGTGTAAACAAAGATATCTCTGCTTGGTAAGGCAAAGGCATTCACTTCAGGCTATCACCGAAAAGGATTGTCAGGCTTTGGAAATAACGGTTTTTGGAAAGGATTATGGGCTCACTGAGTCTATCACATACAAGCGCCAGTCTGGCGACTCAAATTGTTTCAGGGGGTTTCTGGTAGGAGGTCTGTAAGGTACGTATGTACTTTTGGCTGTGCCACTCGGTGGATAATATCTGTCTTCCCCTCCTATCAAAGCTTCTCTTTCGGAGATCAGCCTTGACAGCTCTTGTGATTTAGGTGGCCAGTTGGCTCCATAAACAATATGACGgtctccttcttc of the Cryptococcus gattii WM276 chromosome H, complete sequence genome contains:
- a CDS encoding uncharacterized protein (Similar to SGTC gene model, INSD accession EAL19296.1); protein product: MPALKSGLLNITRFSLLFLPFAIRYKLWKRYRRMSLLLLQIPIFAVCIILALGLDQSPRTGRWRLLLMSEHEELAWSRRKEKEILNTDGHKLLPPDDPRSRQVARVTTRLITALEEGDRHIVYGANWPPKSQELSRLISEREALIGGEDRYYPPSGTAKSTYVPYRPPTRNPLKQFESPDWRLYVIDSPEVNAFALPSRDIFVYTGLLDTLPGDDIMLSAILAHEIAHVVERHTVENLGFLNLATVGFDVLRGLAFAFTISFPFITDSAGMCINWINNVLADRAYSRKLEMEADAVGLQIMATAGYDPRAACDLWELMACVEDDAAAMGQGISVENRFTLLRTHPTSEVRQEALSKNMEGALKIWRDHRRKRQPKRVEKKQEKENIVPESDKVVSR